The following coding sequences are from one Macaca nemestrina isolate mMacNem1 chromosome 1, mMacNem.hap1, whole genome shotgun sequence window:
- the LOC105482826 gene encoding uncharacterized protein codes for MKTNTEMVCLRNFKRCRPPD; via the coding sequence ATGAAGACAAACACAGAGATGGTGTGTCTAAGAAACTTCAAAAGGTGTAGACCTCCTGACTga